The genomic segment GTGAGtgtgaaaatacatttatttggaGATATTGTGTGTTTATGTATGCCTAAGACTCAATTATGTCAGTTTGGCAAATAGACTTActttcatttcagaaagttCAGTAGATGAGAGTTGAGATAGTGAAGCATGTTTTTAAAGGATCTGCACTTACTAACAGGTTGAAGTCTCTCAGCATTGTAGTGTGTTGCAGACTAACGTGGAATAGCACAGAGTTTATATGGTTGTGGCTGCAGTATTGCACCCAAAATGTACTCCAGATTGATTTCCTTCACCCCCTCAGGGAGCTGGAATGTAAATGCCCGAAGGAGATTGGCAAAGAAGATGAACAGTTCAACTCGTGCCATCCGTTCCCCCAAACATACACGGTGCCCTGCAGAGGAAAATCGAGAGAGTTGGTTGAGTAAAGTTAAATTCTGTTCAAGAACTTTGCACAAAATTCTACTGAGTTTCATAAATTCTGTTAATGTAAGataattattttgttctgtaaaGTCAGAAGATGCTTTAGGAGGAGTGTGGGGAAACATTTACTGAGAAACCGTGCACTTCTATCAAGTGTTTGATTTGGTGTTTTTATGGGGTTTGTTTAGTCTTTTTTCACCCCTGGAGAATGTATGCAATTCTCCCTTTCCATTGTTGATTCTTTTTGTGAGCGCTGTGAATTGCTTCTTAGCTAagccagattttaaaaagattcATATACTTCAGAGCCTTATGGTTGTTGAGAAGGGAGGGCTGGAGCATTGTGGGATGCAGTTTTGAAGCCAAGGAGAAGGATGTAATCAGGATTTCTTTAACAGAAATTCAGAAGGGTATGTTGGGGCCTTGTAGCCCTAACACTGTCAGAGGCAGATGTGTGAGCTGAGGGAGTGAAATGTGCAGTTATATATAGACTCAGTGACTCATTTTGGCATATTGTTTACAGGATATTTCAGGCTATCTATATATCCCAGGCTAAGAAAACCAAAGATAGATATTCAGAATATCTAAATGCTCAGATTACATAAACTGGAAACAAACCAGAGCAAGTTCAAGAAATAGTCCTATGCCAGAGTTGAAATGGGAGCCCAAATTAATTGTCTGGATTCATAGTCGTTTGGTGAGTGAAGGAGGTAAGGTGATAAATACCTGTTTTACAAAGACTATTTTAGGATTTACTGACAATttatagaattaaaaaaaacccctagaTTTACTATATTTAATCTGACCATGTGTTACTCAATATGCTCTTTGCTATTTCTCTACAAGAAGTGGGTAGTAGTATAATGCAACAGTaacacaaaaacccctcagCTGTTTCCCAGTGgttttattggggatttttagtaATGACACCACTTTCCtcttttgtgctgctgtttttcatAGTCAGTTTGTTGGAGAATCTGGTAGGCTAGAGAAACTCACTAGAGTTGTTGTATACAGcttttcactcttttttccccctccatatCTTTGAATCCCTGGATTTTGCACTGTAAGTTAGTTAAGTTGTACATTGTAATATGCTTttggaaagttattttttttgATTGCCTAATAATATTCTACTGAAAACCTACAAAATCTACTGGATTTTGCTAGTTTTCTACAGATACAAGAAAACATGGTGCTAGCCTATTAACATAGGATTTGGGAGACTGAGGTTTGGTTTACTACTTCTTCACAGATTTTCTCTGtatgttttgaaaaatcatATTCCTTTTGTCACTGGCCTTCCTTTTTGTAaggtgaaaataaatacatttcctgACTTAGGGTAATTACCTGGATTGAACAGGGAATTACCTCGATTTAACACATTAGGAGATAAGCTTGGATATCCTTATGGTAGGAACCCTGGATATGCCAAAGAAAGAGCATTTTGTCTCCCAGCCATATTTATCCTCTGTTTGAAtatgtgaaaaatacaaaatgcacAATATTTGTCTCTCTTACAGGAAAAGACCTGACTTTAAATCTTTCAAATCAGTCAAATAGTCAATCTagtcaaatacatttttataaatgtatattttagaACTTGGAAATAGTATTTTCAATCTTGCCACAAAACAGAGCAAGCAGGAATATTCAAGGTCAGGGTGTTACCTGCTGAGAAAGGTAAGAATGCCTCTTTGTTCACAAAGTTGCCATCCAAATCTAGGAAATGATCTGGGTTGAACTTCCAAGGGGTTTCCCAGTGCTCAGTGTCATACACCACAGAGTGCAGATTTGGCAACACAAGCGTGCCctgcaagaagcagcagagatctTATATTCCTtagattttccttctctctatGTCATATAAATGCTAAATATTAACAGCTCAAAGATATAAGAAATGGGGGGGTATCCTTATCCTCTGTAcctttttaatgtgaaaactCAGCAGAGTTGTGCTCTTCAGGCACTGTCGAGGGACACCGACGGAGGTGACGTTGCTGTAGCGGAGAGCCTCGTGGATCACAGCGTTTGTGTAGGGCAGCTGCTTACGGTCTTCATAGCTGATGACATGGGAGGGTTCCAGAACAGCCTCTATCTCTCTTTGAACCTTTTCTGCAGACAAATACTTTTCATTTCCCACTCTGCACCACCCTCACCTCCCCCATTTTGTATGAGAATGTCCTGTCCgagggaaatgaaagaaattatgttGCTATGAAATGCTTTGGCATATGGTTTGACTGCTGTGTAGGTTTTAGTTGATCAAGGGAGTGTTTCTCCCCAAATCACAGGATGATGTCTCATTTAAGACACCTACTTGGTGATGAGGATAGtacaattttttgtttcaaaaaatggattaaaatttGAAATGACAGATATAATTTCCATTGTTTATAAATATGTATCAGATTGGgtatcttttaaaaacttttctaCTTCGAAGGTTAGGAGGAAACTAGGTTGcatatgaaatgtttttaacGTGTTACTCTGTCTTGCCAGTCCCTTCTAGTGAGATAAAACTCTGGCTACTACTAATTTCTGCTAGTGTCTCTGGTGAACCAGATGGGGAAACAcctgtttgtttcatttattgACCTTCCATTTTCTGGATCCTAATTGCTGATGTACCACCATTCATGCGCATAGCTAAGAGTTTTTTTGATATGTTGCAAGTGATTGGTCTATATTCTTACACTAATGATGTTCATTGTGGTGTTGAATGCAGCTCTCTCTGACGGTGCTTTTGCTCACCTTGTATTTCTGGGTATTGTACCATGTAGAGCAGTGCCCAGAGAAGGGTGGTGCTTGTTGTTTCTGTCCCTCCCAGCAAAAGATCAACCACAGTCTGAACcatattttctttattgaatGTAGAAGAAGGGTCGTCCTTGGTCTGTAGGGCATATTCACAAGAAGATTATGAAGTAgataatttcagatatttcacCAGTCACATAGAAACTGTCATTGTTTGATGATAACAGTGAGCAGCCCATCAAATCAAACACCTTCAGTTCTGCGCAAATAGAGCGTGCATAGAAAAATCCTTTGGCAGTTATTGGAACAGCAAGTGTTTGTAGTAGGCATTGAAGCCAAGGAAGGGAGAATGTGATAAAGAGATACTTACTTTTGTTATTTGAGCCAGGTAGAAGTCAATGAGATCCTGTGGATCACCTGTGTTCTGTCTTTCATGGGCCTCAACCTCCTCCATGACTAATCTGTGCATGAAGTGGTTGTATGCAAACACCTCCTGATGAGGCCCTGGGAGATGGTGCATGAGCCATGGGAAAGCATCATACAGCTGTGGTGttaaacagaaagcaaagagtGTCAGATGCCACTTCTGATTTCCTGATAATTGTGAAGTCACCACAACACGTGAGCaaccaaactgggatgggaggCAACAGACACAAGTAAGAGAGATTAAATGCTGGGAACACgaatatattttactttttggaTCAATACCTAATAATGTAACAGGGGTTCTGAAAATGGGTGAGTAATTGAGTGCTGAATCTGACTGgcaaacagatttttctcaACCTTGAattttttactgtaattttttttaggCATCCCTTTAGGAAGAACCTGATAGTCTTTTAGCATGCCAGTGTGCCAAAATCTGCACAAGTTAAACAATAGCTAGGGTTTcaagaacttaaaaaatattattcttggTGTGATGAAGTTGTAACCTGTATCTTATAGGAAACTCAGAATAACTCAGATCTTGATGGTACTATGAATTATGAGTTGAAGCAAGATGTCTTTTGAAAAGAGCATCCATTTGAAGACTTAGTTCTTATTAACTGCCTTTCTGGATTTGCAAGACTAAATGAAATTTTAGAAGCTGCTTTCATTTAAGAACTGGGAATCTTAAATACAATGTTCTGCAAATGATTGCTCATTGGAAATCTGTGAAAAGCAGTGATGAtctagaattttatttttaggatgGGATTTACAGACATAAAGAAGAATTAGTAGCCAATAATTACATATACAaagtatgtatttatttattacttcaCTGTGGCTTGTAGAAAAATGGTatatttggaaatgaaaatgtttgtgAATAATtgacttttaatttcttttgactTGTCAAGTGCAAATGCATCTTAAGGAACAAGAAAAGTAGGTTCTTACCCTGCCCCAGATAGTACCTTGAAAGTAGATCACAGAATAAATAGCTTTGATGAGTTTGCTGAAAGATTCATCTTCACTGGAGAAGCAATGACCGAAAACAACAGCACAAATGATATTTGCAATTGCATGGACGATGGAAGTGTGGGGGTCAAAAGGTTTGCCTGTGAATATGGGAGGTGCTGTGAGAACTTCAGAATAGACTACAGcaagaaaaatgaggaagacTTCTTTTTAATGGTAAAAACAACAAGGGATCAGactatttttagaaaaatttcaCATAAGTTAGCCCCAGTTTAGTATATATTAACTGCATGAATTGTAAGTGCACAGAATCTTAATTTTCAATCTGCTCTTTACTCTTGTAAAATACAGTGATAATCAGTTTTGAGTAGACAAACATAAAAGCTCCCCTTCTTTGACTTGTGGTCTGGGTTGTGTGGAAACACAAGCAATTAATTAGAGCATATGCCTTCAAATATGGAGGTAGATATTTAAGTTTTGCggtttaaaaccaaaacatttctcACCATCCTCCCCCTCCcgccccaaaaaaaaaccaacccagaaaaaaaaatcagcgtTTTCATTTCTTAGTTCTGTTGAAATTACTTATCTCTTTTTGGTTTTCAAGTATCAGCTTAACAATCCAACcatagatgtattttttttccacagactGAAAAGGCAAAGCTCATATAATAGGGTGGAATACATCTCCCATTGAAAAGGATTAAATCcagaaaaaagtaaatcaaGTACACATATCAATGGCAGGGACAACCTTTGAAGTATACTTCTATGGAAAATACATCCCTGACTTCAGTCCAGTGCTCTTGGTTGTTCTTGGAAAGAGTAAATACATTTATTGAGTTTAAAATTGAGATGGGGTTGCATGGTAGGTAAAGCGTTGGGCTGTACAGGGACTTGAGgtagatgatttttttcatctcctaCATTTTAAAGATGTGTGAATGTTGCTCTCAGAAGAGAGATGGGCCTGGTCCAAGGGGAGTTAGAAGGAGACCTCAGGTAACCTCTCTGTGTTTTCACATGGAACAAGATGTGGGTGAGGGATTTGGCTGCtcagaatatttatatttaattgctttattttggcAGCTTGCTAAAATTCTATTGGTTTCTATTTCATCCAAACcttgaaaagaagatttttttggaTAACTGAATGATACATTCCTTGTTTTGGGGTCCTTTCTCTGCCAAATCCTGAAAGCCTGCTGTCCTAGAATGACTTCCAGCAGGTCATACATTGTGTATTTTAAGGAAGGTTTTTCTATGCTCCTTAAGTGTAAGAATCATTACCAGCTGTGTTgataataaacattttttaaactctccttatttaaaaagaaacaattttataTTGCCCACTGTGcagacaaaacattttttgcaaAAAATGCAGTTAAGAAGCCAGTGAAAGTTCTACTAATATCGACAGTATCTATAGTACTTGTAAAAATATACTGTGAAACTTTTAGCAGCCCTAATCTTTCAGGAAAACTCTAAGTGTTGTTGTTCTAGTGAATTTACCTTCTGTATTTGTGAAGATATCCACAAGGTGAGAGGCCTCTCTTTGAATTTGATGCTCCAGATTGTTCTTACCAAGTGCCAGACTTCTTATAATTGTCATGCCAAAGCgtctctgctgcttccaggtgTGGCCATTTGTCaggaaaatacctgaaaaaCTCACAAACATTTAGTTCATTGCTGGGAGGGAAAATCCTTTCACTGCAAATTTTGATTTAGATGAGGTTGTATTTCACTAACAAGATACAATGACTTTAGAAGCTGAGTTTTGGTGTCTGAGGATTTTATGACACCCACCTACTCCTAAATGCATCCCTGTAAACTGAGTGGGTTTTGGTGAGGACTGAACAGCTTTGTCTATAGAGATTTTCTACATGAGCAGTCTCCTGGTTTAGAAGTTATACAATTGAAGGGCAGCTTCTCCAGGCAAGTATTCCTTTGCATCTATTGGGAAGGAACAAGACTGAGTAATGTGCTTTATAAGACAataaatttttgatttttccttaACGTGCTTAGCACTGCACGAAACACTTTTGCAGTGAGGACCCACTTGTGCCCTGGTACAGCAGTAGCTGATGTGTGTGCACAAGAAAACATCTTCCTTCTTTACACCTTGTTCTATCTCATTCTTGTGTAACACTTTGTACCTTTCTCGCCCATCATATCCCTGTAGAAAGGGGTGAGAGGTCTTCCAGAAACTTCTTCTGAGTGGGTGACAATGCCATCTTTTACTGCTTTGTATCCATTCAGCACAACCAGAGGTGTCTGTCCCATCCACAGTGTGTAGATGTTTCCATAGATGTTGGTTAACTGAAGAGTTGATAACAGGAAATTTGTAACTATAAACCAGGGAAAGCATGCACTAAAATACCAATTTATGTAAGAGTTTTCTGTAGTTGTGACTAAACCCATTTGTTGGCATCAAATTGAATTGCaggttttaggaaaaaaaaattatttctattattagCGTGCTTTGGCAACAGAAGATAATTGCTCTTTATGGAATAGATGCTAAGGACATCTCTCAGAAGAACACCTCTCcaatttcacagaaagaaaaccagcaggTTACTTTGTTAGCTCTGAATCAAGGAACAAATTATTACAGGCAAAATCCCAGagcttttctctttattttattaatgaacCAAAATGATGGTATTTTCTTGTCTCTAGcttacaaagaaagaaatgttcttgctttcttttctatAGCTTTTCTATAGCTGTTCCTAgcttccaggatttttcttattttcctctgttgttCCTCACATCGTGCTTATATTTTCCCTTGTAATACTGGGAAGCAAATtccttactttttaaaaatagttttgattGTTTTAATTGGTTGTGCTGTAGACAGCAATgagattttcctgctttgttttagCAGTAACCTGTTTACAGCAGATAAGAAATCTTTTTGCtgtaaaaacaaggaaaaaaagtgtctgTTGAGGGTACATGTTTGGTCTTCTAATGGAGGTGTTCCAGTGGCACTGGTGTCAGGaaaggagagctctgccagAGGTAGCTTACAGGGCTGGATATTAACACAGAAATAGAGTGAAACTGCCAATGAAATACCATTCTATTACAGTGTTTGTGAGAATGTAaccaaaagagagagaaaatagcAAGAACTAAAGCAATGGTGATGTTTAatactcagaaatatttttaatactgcaGGGTCCTCAGAGTCTTTGAAACTGGCTGGTAATCAAGCttgaggtttaaaaaaatatcattttaagGCATTCCTATGCAATGCACAATTTAAGTTAAAATAGATTCAGACTGATTTGCAAGCACAGAGATAAATAAATACCTCACTGAGAGTTTCTCGGCGTAGTTTGAAGTCCAGCAGCCACAAATTTCCAATGATGGGGAGGGGAACTGGTCCTGGAGGAAGCTGGGTACGCATCCATTGCAGCTTGAGGAACTGCAAAATCAGGAGACACACTACTAGAGCTATAAAAATCTCAGTAATCTCCAACATTTTATCAAAATTTTAGCTTCTCACTGGTTTTGacttttttggcctttttttttttttgttgttgtttacgatttcttctgaaaatttggATTTGTGGAGATGTTTCTTCTACTGAATCCAAACTCGTT from the Camarhynchus parvulus chromosome 9, STF_HiC, whole genome shotgun sequence genome contains:
- the LOC115906832 gene encoding cytochrome P450 2J2-like, translating into MLEITEIFIALVVCLLILQFLKLQWMRTQLPPGPVPLPIIGNLWLLDFKLRRETLSELTNIYGNIYTLWMGQTPLVVLNGYKAVKDGIVTHSEEVSGRPLTPFYRDMMGEKGIFLTNGHTWKQQRRFGMTIIRSLALGKNNLEHQIQREASHLVDIFTNTEGKPFDPHTSIVHAIANIICAVVFGHCFSSEDESFSKLIKAIYSVIYFQGTIWGRLYDAFPWLMHHLPGPHQEVFAYNHFMHRLVMEEVEAHERQNTGDPQDLIDFYLAQITKTKDDPSSTFNKENMVQTVVDLLLGGTETTSTTLLWALLYMVQYPEIQEKVQREIEAVLEPSHVISYEDRKQLPYTNAVIHEALRYSNVTSVGVPRQCLKSTTLLSFHIKKGTLVLPNLHSVVYDTEHWETPWKFNPDHFLDLDGNFVNKEAFLPFSAGHRVCLGERMARVELFIFFANLLRAFTFQLPEGVKEINLEYILGAILQPQPYKLCAIPR